The nucleotide sequence CCTCATTGCAAGACCCCTTCCACACCACCCATATCCGCAAATGACAAACCTGGTGCCTGCAAGTAATCTATTTGTTGCCCTTAATATGCCATCTATTGTTGATTGGCCTGTTCCATACCTATTGTCAAAGAAGTGCTTTGTCTGGGCATCATTTACAGCAATAATGGGATAGAGAAGAAGCTTATTTTTCTCTAAGCTTCTTAACCTTATTACACCCGTTGTTGTCTCCTCACTTCCTCCAATTATATTTTCTACCAAGTTTTGCCTTTCCTTATGGATTACAGAGACAAGGTCAGCACCATCATCCATTGTAATGTTTGGCTTTTCGTCTAAACAAGCGTTTATATGGCTATAATATGTCTCATTGTCCTCGCCACACTTTGCAAATACAGGAATTCCAATAGAGGCAAGATATGCGGCAATATCATCCTGTGTTGACAATGGATTTGAGGCGCATAGAAGAACCTCTGCACCACCAGCCTTCAATGTTTTGCATAGATTTGCTGTTTCTGATGTTACATGTAGACAACAGGCTATCTTTATGCCAGAAAAAGGTTTTTCTTTTAAAAACCTCTCTTTTATCATAGAAAGAACGCTCATTTGAGCGTCTGCCCACTCTGCCCTTAATCTTCCCTTTTCCTTTAACCCAATATCGGTTATGTCGTAATTCATTTTTCCTCCTTTTTTATGCAATTATCATTGGAATAGGTTTTAATTCCCTTTTTAAAGGGTCTAATGACAACCCTAATGCCTCTAATGTGAATGCGCCCAAAAGAGAAGCATCATCTTTTTCTCCAAAGATTACATCTGCACCTCCTATTTTATTATTATACTTAAAAATAGCTACCCCCTTTTTTCTCCTAATCTTCTCACCATTTGCAAACCTAAATTCCTCCTCTGCCAAAGGTTTAATTTCAAGTTTGTTTAAAATTTCTTCAGGAACCACAGAATAAACAGCACCTGAATCAATTAGAAACTCTACAGATTGAGTAATCTCTGGTTTTGCTGGACTACCCACCTCTAAGTCTAAAAAAGTAAGCCCCATATTACAAAAATACCTCTAATAATATAAAACAAAGAAAGGAAATTTGCAAGGAAGAAACCTTGCCCATTTTTATGGTTTTATTTTATTCTCTCTTTCCAATATCCTGGTTTTCTGTTGAGTTGCATAATTGCAATGATTAAAATTTCCTCTTTTAGTATCTGATAGATAACACCATATGGAAAACGGTTTGTTAAACATCTCCTCGTGTTTTTTGATAATTTAGACCATGCATCAGGAAAATGGATTATCCTTTAAATTGTTAAATAAACTTCTTTTGCGAATTGCAAACCAAGACCCAATTGGTGTTTTTCATAATAAACGATGGCTTCAAGTAACTCGTGTTTAGCATCTGGATGGAAAGAGTATTTCATTTACAAATTTTCCTTGAATCTCCTTAAACACTTCATCTCCTGGTATAGTTTTTACTTTACTTGTTTTAATTTCCTCAACCCTTTTTTCAGCTTCTTTTGCCCATAATACATCAATTTCTTTTCGGGTTGGATGTAAAGTATCAAGAATCTTTTCAACCAATTCTGTTTTGATATCTATGGGTAATGACTCAACCATTAAAATAATCTCTTTTGTTTTCGTTGTCATATCCATTTTACAAAAACACCTCTTTCTTATCCGTTTTTTCCCAGGTGAATTCCTTCTCCTCCCTTCCAAAGTGTCCATAGGAGGCTGTTTTTCGGTATATTGGCCTTCTTAAGTCAAGTGTCTCTATTATTCCCTTCGGGGTAAGAGAAAAATTCTTTTTTATGTCATTAACAATCTCCTTTTCTTCCTTTTTGGCTGTTCCCTTTGTATTGACCATAATAGATAAAGGCTCAGCAACACCAATGGCATATGATAGCTGGACCTCACATATCCTTGCAATGCCAGAGGCAACAATATTCTTTGCGATGTATCTTGCGATGTATGACGCAGACCTATCAACCTTTGTTGGGTCTTTTCCAGAAAAGCATCCACCACCGTGTGCACCAAAGCCACCATATGTATCAACCATAATCTTTCTTCCAGTAAGGCCTGTATCTCCTTGTGGCCCTCCAATTACAAACCTTCCTGTTGGATTGATATAGAATTTTGTATCTTTGTCTATGAAGTTTTCAGGGATTATTTTTTTAATAACCTCATCCATAATAGCATCCTTAAGGTCTGTATATTCAATATCCGGGTCATGTTGGGCTGAAACAACAATAGCAGATGCCCTTTCTGGCTTTCCCTCAATGTATTCTATGGTAACCTGGCTCTTTCCATCTGGCCTTAACCAATCCAAAATCCTTTCCTTCCTTGCATAGGCAAGCCTTCTTGTAAGCTTGTGTGCCAATAATATGGGCATTGGCATAAATTCAGGTGTCTCATCTGTTGCATAGCCAAACATCATCCCCTGATCACCTGCACCACCTGTATCAACACCCTGGGCAATATCTGGTGATTGTCCATGAATGGCTGTAATTACA is from bacterium and encodes:
- a CDS encoding addiction module protein; its protein translation is MVESLPIDIKTELVEKILDTLHPTRKEIDVLWAKEAEKRVEEIKTSKVKTIPGDEVFKEIQGKFVNEILFPSRC
- the metK gene encoding methionine adenosyltransferase — translated: MKRDYLFTSESVTEGHPDKIADQISDGILDAIIKNDPVARVACETFVTTGLTFIAGEITTSTYVEVPTIAREVIKDIGYTNADYGFDYEDCAVITAIHGQSPDIAQGVDTGGAGDQGMMFGYATDETPEFMPMPILLAHKLTRRLAYARKERILDWLRPDGKSQVTIEYIEGKPERASAIVVSAQHDPDIEYTDLKDAIMDEVIKKIIPENFIDKDTKFYINPTGRFVIGGPQGDTGLTGRKIMVDTYGGFGAHGGGCFSGKDPTKVDRSASYIARYIAKNIVASGIARICEVQLSYAIGVAEPLSIMVNTKGTAKKEEKEIVNDIKKNFSLTPKGIIETLDLRRPIYRKTASYGHFGREEKEFTWEKTDKKEVFL
- a CDS encoding aspartyl protease; its protein translation is MGLTFLDLEVGSPAKPEITQSVEFLIDSGAVYSVVPEEILNKLEIKPLAEEEFRFANGEKIRRKKGVAIFKYNNKIGGADVIFGEKDDASLLGAFTLEALGLSLDPLKRELKPIPMIIA
- the ahcY gene encoding adenosylhomocysteinase, which produces MNYDITDIGLKEKGRLRAEWADAQMSVLSMIKERFLKEKPFSGIKIACCLHVTSETANLCKTLKAGGAEVLLCASNPLSTQDDIAAYLASIGIPVFAKCGEDNETYYSHINACLDEKPNITMDDGADLVSVIHKERQNLVENIIGGSEETTTGVIRLRSLEKNKLLLYPIIAVNDAQTKHFFDNRYGTGQSTIDGILRATNRLLAGTRFVICGYGWCGRGLAMRARGMGANVIIVETDPLKALEAVMDGYSVLPIMDAAKIGDIFITVTGNINVIRKEHFSVMKNNVILANTGHFNVEIDIPSLEALSKEKRKIRDFVEEYTLQDGRKINLLGDGRLINLVSAEGHPSSVMDMSFANQALACEFLVKNKGGFEKKVYDVPEEQDKEIARLKLLSLGVSIDNLTEEQISYLSDWEKGT